From the Theobroma cacao cultivar B97-61/B2 chromosome 2, Criollo_cocoa_genome_V2, whole genome shotgun sequence genome, one window contains:
- the LOC18607800 gene encoding BURP domain-containing protein BNM2A yields the protein MKFVSCSSFLILLLVMHAHASGAREMADDHSKDLINHDHGSKQVKLQGLSDVVNGNEIRNEVQGVERLVDDDGIPKGNNVLRLPSMDYDRHGEDDSSTVQTRGHAHQHAMFDNHVGEIHHAHLSAHMNHMDRSLMVFFILNDLKVGKSMPIYFPKNDPSTSPHLLPREEADSIPFSLKELPYLLRFFSFLQDSPQAKAMEDTLRECETKAIKGETKFCATSLESMLDFARSIFGLNSHFKILTTAHLTKSSTLFQNYTILATPQETSAPKMVACHTMPYPYAVLYCHSQETQNKVFKVSLGGDNGDRAEAVAVCHMDTSQWTRNHVSFRVLGIEPGTPGVCHFFPADNFVLIPVPTHP from the coding sequence CATGCTCATGCAAGTGGAGCTAGGGAGATGGCTGATGACCATTCGAAAGACTTGATAAATCACGATCATGGAAGCAAGCAGGTAAAATTGCAGGGGCTCTCCGATGTCGTGAATGGGAATGAAATCAGAAATGAGGTTCAGGGCGTAGAGAGGCTCGTGGATGATGACGGAATCCCTAAGGGAAATAATGTTTTAAGACTCCCTAGCATGGACTATGATCGGCACGGCGAAGATGATAGCAGTACTGTCCAAACTAGGGGACATGCCCATCAACATGCTATGTTTGACAATCATGTCGGGGAGATTCATCATGCTCATCTGTCAGCCCACATGAATCACATGGATCGTTCATTGATGGTGTTTTTTATCTTGAATGATCTTAAGGTTGGCAAATCGATGCCGATATATTTTCCTAAGAATGACCCTTCAACATCTCCCCACTTGCTGCCTAGAGAAGAAGCCGATTCCATTCCTTTCTCATTAAAAGAACTTCCTTACCTGCTTCGATTCTTCTCCTTCTTACAAGACTCTCCCCAAGCCAAAGCAATGGAAGATACACTGAGAGAATGTGAAACTAAAGCCATCAAAGGGGAGACCAAATTCTGTGCTACCTCTTTAGAATCGATGCTTGATTTTGCACGCAGCATCTTCGGATTGAACTCCCATTTCAAAATTCTGACAACTGCACATCTTACAAAGTCAAGTACCCTTTTCCAGAACTATACTATATTAGCAACACCACAGGAAACATCTGCTCCAAAGATGGTAGCATGTCACACCATGCCATACCCTTATGCAGTGCTCTATTGCCATAGCCAGGAGACACAGAACAAGGTGTTTAAGGTGTCACTGGGCGGTGATAATGGAGATAGAGCGGAGGCGGTTGCTGTCTGTCACATGGATACTTCTCAATGGACCCGCAATCATGTGTCGTTTCGTGTGTTGGGGATTGAACCAGGGACCCCTGGTGTCTGCCATTTCTTCCCAGCAGACAATTTCGTATTGATTCCAGTGCCTACTCACCCTTGA